DNA from Terriglobales bacterium:
CGCAGACGAGCGCAGATTGAATCACAGTGGATCACTGAAGCAGCGTTAATCAGAGGTAAGATGTGTTCTGAAATCATGGCAAAGCGCGATATTTTCGGTGAGCTGATGGGCGGAGTGAAAAACATGGCCGCGCATCGCGAAGGTAAGATCACTCTCCCCAGCAACCAGCTGAAACCGCCGAAGCCTCCCCGCGAATCCAGCAAGACGAAAGGCACTGCAAACCCCAGAACAGAAATCTTCAACAAACTGGAGCAGTCGTTACAAGACGCCCTCGCCTATGAGCAGGGCAGAAAGACCCGGCTGCGTGTAAGTGAGCTTGCGTCGGTGCGCAACTCCCTGACGAAAGCTGAGCGTAAGCGGCAACTGAGAGAGATCTCGGCCATTCGCGATTCTGAAATCGACACATCAGATATTCCAGAGCTTACGGCCGAGCAAATGGGACGTGCGGTACGAGGGCAGGGGTACCGTCCGGTGAAAAGGCCAGTTACGATGCGCCTGGACGTGGACGTGATTGAATGGCTCAAGCAGGGCGGACGCGGGTATCAGACCAAAGCCAACCGCCTGCTCCGGACGGAGATGCTTCGGTCGGTGAAGAACAAAAGCGTGCAACGCGATCCTGAATCAGTCAGGCGCAGGAAGTTGAGCCGATTTGAGGGCGTCTGAGCCCGAAGGCGAAATCCTGAGCGACGTCGAAGGATCTTGAGCCGATTTGACGGCGTTTAAGCCCGAAGGCGAAATCCTGAGCGAAGCCGAAGGATCTGAGCCGATTTGAGGGCGTCTGATCGGGGTCCCCGGCGCGCGCCTCGCGTGACGGGTGACCCGATTCGCGCCCTCTGCCTTTGCGGTGAGAAGGTTTTGCCTTCCCGACCCCGGCGACCTGTCCCGGCTTGCCGTGGATGACGCGCGATTGCGGCGATCAAGGCGATTCTCGATCTCCCGATCACCCGATGTCCCGATCACCAGATCATCCGATGTATTGGGTGCTGGAGCTGGAATCAATAGTGAAGCAGCTGCTGGCGACTGGGTTCTAGCGGCTGGTGGGCCGCGAAGGACGCGAAAGAGTGCCTCGAATCTGACGCGCAGATGAGCCCTATTCGATGCCATCCCTGGATTCGCTCGCTATCCGACCTATCTTCGTGTTTTGAAGAGCTTTCCATCCTTCCTCTGCGACCTCTGCAGTGAGCCGTCTTCTTTTCCTTGCAAATTACCGCAACTCACATAAACTAGGCATACACCCCTTCATTGCTTATGGCTAGGACCTCGTCTTCTCCCAAAAACCAGTCCAGCGGCGTCAATCTTGGTCTTGAGCTGAAGATATCGCGCAACTCGCAGCAAGGGATGTACCTGTAGATATGGGGCATGGTACCAGCACCGCACAGTCAAGCACGGACGGGTTCGTCCGCAATGTAATCCAGCAGTACCGAACGAAGCTGCTTGATCTAACCGGACGAAATCCTTTGATAAGCTTCCGACATTCCGAGCGTTCCCGGAGCCACATTCGAATTGTCGACGAGATTCCCGAAAAGCTCTTCGGGAAACTCGATGCAGGTAAACAGCTATTTTTCGAACCACTCCCTGATCCCGAGCTAACGCCCAGCGATGAATCAACCCCTATGTTCCAGACGCTATTGCGTCGAGGAAAAGCCGAAGACGACGATTACAGAACCGCCCTAAAAGAGCTGGGGCCGAACCCTTCTCCTCGCCAGAAGCAAAAGATCGAGCGCGAGCTTCGCAATCGAATCCGGCTAAAGGTCGGCTTCGCGCCATTCCAACCAACTTGGGAGCCTGTCAAGCGGGCGCGAGAATTGGGCTTAAATCCGGATTACGAACTGCCGGTCCTGAACGGTCAAGTCGCTCGACGCTATAACGACTCCAAAATCCAAACTCTTTTTTTTGCTGAGGACCTTGAGCGCAAACTTAGCGGCTTGCGAGATTCGGCGCGCGTTCTCGAAAAGGACGCCGGCTATAATGCGCTGTATCTGGCGTTTGGCTTTCTGGAGTATTACGAATCCGAGCACAGCGATGAAAAGCGGCATGCACCATTAGTTTTCGTACCAGTGACATTGGAGCGGCAGCTCGCCGATCAACGCTACTTATATTTCATCCAGACCCGAAACGAAGAGATCCAGGTTAATGTAGCGCTGGCGGAACTACTCAGGCAGATGGCAGTCACGCTGCCGGCTTGGATCGAGGATGAAAAGGACGACGACCCGCTCGGGACATATTTGAAGCGAGTCGAAAAGGCAATTGGCGCGAAGCGCGATTGGAAATTGCGTCGCTATGCCACTCTGGGTCTATTCACCTTCTCGACGCTCGCGATGTACAACGACCTTGATCCACGCCGATGGCCCGCTGAAGATCCCCTCGAACAGAGGTCCGTCCTGCGTACCTTAATCGCCGGAGCCGAAGTAAGCAACATTGGGTATGCCGAAGATTACGAAATTGATACGCTCCAAGGACCGGAGCCGTTGTTAATCACCGATGCCGATTCATCTCAGCATAGTGCCGTTATCGACCTTCTTAAGAGCGCATCTTCGCAGGTAATTCAGGGACCGCCCGGAACGGGTAAATCCCAAACAATCACAAACATGATTGCGGCCGCATTGAACGACGGTCGCACCGTCCTGTTTGTTGCCGAAAAGATGGCAGCACTTGAAGTGGTGAAGAAAAGGCTTGACGATGCCGGATTGAACTCATTCTGCCTTGAGCTCCATTCGAGCAAGGCTTCAAAAGCGGCAGTAACCAACTCGCTTGCGGCACGCATTGAATACCGAGCTCCTCGTTTGCGTCCCGATCAACTGCGCGGTAACGCTGAGGCGCTCATAAAAACGCGAACCGAATTGCTGTATTACGTGCAGCATGTCAATGATGATGCTGGCAAGACGGGACTGAGAGTCTACGACATACTGTTAGGCAGCGCAGTGCGGGATGATCTAAGACGTGATTTACTGTCCGGTATTGCCGATGCGCGGTTTGGCAATCCATTAAACATTGATCCTTACACTTACCGGCAGATGGTGGATGCTGCTCGCACGCTCGAATCGCAAATGCGGGCACTTGCAGCATTCGGCAAACTGGCTGAACATCCTTGGCGTGGTTTTCAGAATATTGAAATAACGGAATTAGATGAAACTCGTTTGCTTTCGCTTATTTCTGCCTGGAATACTGCAATAGTCGCTGCCCTCGATGACATATCATCTATTGAGAGTGGCGTTGGCTATCTTTTCCCGTCGAACCAGCGCGAAATTGAAATCCTTTGCCGCAAAGTCGTCATTGCACCCGTCCCACCTCATCTAATTGCAGGCGAAGCATACCGGTATTGTGCTTCAAGAGAAAATCGGGAGCGATTGCGCGCGACAATTGAGCAGTTTGGGAGGCTGACAGGCAATGAAACAGAGCTAGGAGCGGTCTGCGAAGATGTCGCAGCAGCACGACACATCAGCAGCAAATCAATACAATCCGCTCTCGATAAGCTGAAGAGCGTAGGAGTCTCGCATTTCGAGATTTCGTCTGTTCTAGAGCTCAGACAGCAGTCACAAAGTACTGCTGAAACAGTCACGCACCTCACACCTTTCTGCACCACCTTAGTAGGATCTGTCGGGCTGAAAGAAGCGTCAATCGGCGCACTGCGCGGCTGCACTACTGCTTTGGAGTTACTTGCCAGATTGTCTCGTGGGATCTGGAGCAAGCGATCGGCAGCTGTGCTGGATGAAGCTAATCACAAAGTGCTTGAACGGAGCGCCGCTCAGAGCGCAGCTCTAACCCGTCGCCGAGCGACTCTAGATGCTGAGTTCGATCTCAACGTTCTTCCGAAAGCGGATGACCTACGGTCTCATGGTCTCGCTCTCCGTTCAGCAAACGCACTAACCTCACTCTTCAGTTCCTCGTGCCGTCGGGCGCGCCAGGTTTTCCGCGGAATCGTTCGTGACCCCTCGAAAAAACATCGGCGTACCCACATCGCCAATGATCTGCTCGCGTGCAGCCAATATCTGGCCGACCTTGATGCTTTCGCGTCTAGTCCTGTCCTTCGTCCCATCTGTGGAGAATGGTTCGCGGGACTGGAGACACCGTTCTCAGAACTCCTAGAGCTGTCAAATTGGGCGACTGAGGTTCGGCATCGGCTTGCCGGTTTCGGCGAAATCGGCGCCAGCATTCAAGAGTTCCTCTTCACCGCGACCGTACCTCAGCTGGATCGGTTGGCTGCAATGCGGGAGCAGTCGGCATTTTCTTCTCTGAATGCCATTTTGGGAGATGCAACCAACACTAACGAGTCGACTTGGTTACAGACAGTTGAACGGGTGAACACGAGGGCCGATAAATTCAGAGACGCTGCTGATGTGTTCCTAGCCGCGCGTTTCAAATTATCTTCCACTGAAGTGGATGTCTCTTCATCGATTAGACTCCTTCAAGAATGCGAGGCTGCAGCAGAGCGCCTTGCGCACGATGCCGCCGCTCTCGATCTTGTCGGGGGCTCGCTCGAAACGCTGCGTCAAAAGCAAGATGCATTGAAATCAACGTTAGCCTTTGCTTGCGCCGTAGCTTCTCTCGAGCTTCCTGAAGCTTTAATTCAGCACTTCTTCCACCAGCCTGAAAACATTGCTCTAATCCGGGCTCAGGGCGAGGAGCTGTTGCGTAAGTGCTCTGCGATCACCGAATTCGCGGCTTTGGTCACCACTTCAGCTCAACTCGACCCGGAGTTGTGGAGTGGTGTCGAATCCTTCGACTTGGCACCCCTACAAGATCTCCGGGCACGGAACAAACGTGCCATTGAGCACCTCTCGGCATTACGAGATTATCTAAGCTTCCTGCTTGCGGAGGATGCTGCTGTTGATCTGGGCGCCGGCCCTGTTCTCTCCGTCTATTCCAGTGCAGGCGAGGATTACCGCAACCTTGCAAATGCACTTGAGTTTGTTTTCTATCGATCTGCTGCAGAGGCAATATTGAATAACGATCCACGGTTGCGGCGGCACAGCGGAGCAACACACCAAGAACTTAGGAATCAATTCCGAACGCTCGATCGAGAGTCTCTTGAACTTAAGCGTAAAGAATTGGCTGTAAAGCTGACGCAACGTCCGGTCCCGGCGGGCAATTCTTTGGGGCCAGTTTCCCAACTCACTGAACTCGCGCTCGTCACGCGTGTAGCAGGCCAGACTCGCCCTCGCATCATGGTTCGCGATCTGCTGAGTCGATCCGCAAACGCTATTCAGAATATGATGCCTTGTTGGATGATGAGCCCGATGTCGGTTGCGCAGTATCTCGATCCCCACGACCTGCGTTTCGATCTTGTAATTATGGATGAAGCCTCTCAGATTCGTCCCGAAGAAGCTCTTGGCGCTATTGCGCGTGGCGCGAAAGCCGTAATTGTTGGCGATCAGATGCAATTACCTCCCACCCCCTTTTTCCAGAGGCTGTCGGGGGGCGAGGCGAATGACGACGATGAGTTTGCTGAAGAGACAAAGCAGGATTCCGTCTTGGAGGCAGCCGCGGGGCGATTTCATCCCATGCGCCGCTTAAAGTGGCATTACCGTTCGGAGCACGACTCGCTAATAGCCTTTTCGAATCGCGAGTTTTACCAGAATGAGCTCACTGTCTTCCCATCGCCGTTCTACGATGACCCAGAATACGGTGTGTCACTGGTGCAGGCGAATGGGATCTACAAAGGGGGTCTTAATGAGATTGAAGCGAGAACCGCAGTCAAAGCAGTCATTCAGTTCATGAAGGACTATCCAAAACAGTCGCTCGGAGTGGTGGGGGTGAATGCGAAACAAGCTGAGTTTATCCGCGAGCTGTTGGATAAGGAAATAGCGACGGATCCAGAGGCGACGGCTTACGCCCAAGAATGGAATGGGAAGCTGGAAGAGTACTTTGTAAAGAACCTTGAAAACGTGCAGGGCGACGAGCGGGATGCGATTTTCATTTCTACGGTCTACGGGAAGGACGAGAACGGGAATTTCTATCAGAGATTTGGACCGATTAACGGGATATATGGACACCGACGACTGAATGTTCTGTTTAGTCGCGCAAAGAAGAAGGTGACAGTTTTCACGTCAATGTCACCGGAAGACATTCAAGATGAGGGTAAACACCGGGGCGTAGGCGTACTTAAGCGCTATCTGCAGTATGCACGCGACGGGATGGTGGTGAACGCAACCCCCACGGGCGAAGAGTGCGACAGTGACTTTGAACGCTGGGTGCTCCAGGTTCTTCAGGCGCATGGCTACGAAGCAGTGCCGCAGGTAGGTGTCTGCGGTTACCGCATTGACATCGCGGTACGACACCCAGCGAAACCCGGAGTGTTCCTGTGCGGCATTGAGTGTGACGGTGCAACCTATCACAGTGCTCGTTCGGTTCGCGAACGTGATCGCTTACGGCAGGAGATTCTCGAACGATACAAATGGAAGCTGTATCGCATCTGGTCAACCGATTGGTTTAGAAATCCAAATCTTCAGACTAAGCAGCTTTTGCGATACTTGGAGCAATTGCACCCACCTTTGTCGGGACATTAATCATCAACTACCGGCTTGATCTGTTTACAGGCACCACCAGGAATTCCAGTGTTGAGCCAATTATTTGCTCGGCTCAGAATACGGCGCCCTATTCGTGAAAAG
Protein-coding regions in this window:
- a CDS encoding DUF4011 domain-containing protein → MGHGTSTAQSSTDGFVRNVIQQYRTKLLDLTGRNPLISFRHSERSRSHIRIVDEIPEKLFGKLDAGKQLFFEPLPDPELTPSDESTPMFQTLLRRGKAEDDDYRTALKELGPNPSPRQKQKIERELRNRIRLKVGFAPFQPTWEPVKRARELGLNPDYELPVLNGQVARRYNDSKIQTLFFAEDLERKLSGLRDSARVLEKDAGYNALYLAFGFLEYYESEHSDEKRHAPLVFVPVTLERQLADQRYLYFIQTRNEEIQVNVALAELLRQMAVTLPAWIEDEKDDDPLGTYLKRVEKAIGAKRDWKLRRYATLGLFTFSTLAMYNDLDPRRWPAEDPLEQRSVLRTLIAGAEVSNIGYAEDYEIDTLQGPEPLLITDADSSQHSAVIDLLKSASSQVIQGPPGTGKSQTITNMIAAALNDGRTVLFVAEKMAALEVVKKRLDDAGLNSFCLELHSSKASKAAVTNSLAARIEYRAPRLRPDQLRGNAEALIKTRTELLYYVQHVNDDAGKTGLRVYDILLGSAVRDDLRRDLLSGIADARFGNPLNIDPYTYRQMVDAARTLESQMRALAAFGKLAEHPWRGFQNIEITELDETRLLSLISAWNTAIVAALDDISSIESGVGYLFPSNQREIEILCRKVVIAPVPPHLIAGEAYRYCASRENRERLRATIEQFGRLTGNETELGAVCEDVAAARHISSKSIQSALDKLKSVGVSHFEISSVLELRQQSQSTAETVTHLTPFCTTLVGSVGLKEASIGALRGCTTALELLARLSRGIWSKRSAAVLDEANHKVLERSAAQSAALTRRRATLDAEFDLNVLPKADDLRSHGLALRSANALTSLFSSSCRRARQVFRGIVRDPSKKHRRTHIANDLLACSQYLADLDAFASSPVLRPICGEWFAGLETPFSELLELSNWATEVRHRLAGFGEIGASIQEFLFTATVPQLDRLAAMREQSAFSSLNAILGDATNTNESTWLQTVERVNTRADKFRDAADVFLAARFKLSSTEVDVSSSIRLLQECEAAAERLAHDAAALDLVGGSLETLRQKQDALKSTLAFACAVASLELPEALIQHFFHQPENIALIRAQGEELLRKCSAITEFAALVTTSAQLDPELWSGVESFDLAPLQDLRARNKRAIEHLSALRDYLSFLLAEDAAVDLGAGPVLSVYSSAGEDYRNLANALEFVFYRSAAEAILNNDPRLRRHSGATHQELRNQFRTLDRESLELKRKELAVKLTQRPVPAGNSLGPVSQLTELALVTRVAGQTRPRIMVRDLLSRSANAIQNMMPCWMMSPMSVAQYLDPHDLRFDLVIMDEASQIRPEEALGAIARGAKAVIVGDQMQLPPTPFFQRLSGGEANDDDEFAEETKQDSVLEAAAGRFHPMRRLKWHYRSEHDSLIAFSNREFYQNELTVFPSPFYDDPEYGVSLVQANGIYKGGLNEIEARTAVKAVIQFMKDYPKQSLGVVGVNAKQAEFIRELLDKEIATDPEATAYAQEWNGKLEEYFVKNLENVQGDERDAIFISTVYGKDENGNFYQRFGPINGIYGHRRLNVLFSRAKKKVTVFTSMSPEDIQDEGKHRGVGVLKRYLQYARDGMVVNATPTGEECDSDFERWVLQVLQAHGYEAVPQVGVCGYRIDIAVRHPAKPGVFLCGIECDGATYHSARSVRERDRLRQEILERYKWKLYRIWSTDWFRNPNLQTKQLLRYLEQLHPPLSGH
- a CDS encoding BrnA antitoxin family protein, translated to RRRAQIESQWITEAALIRGKMCSEIMAKRDIFGELMGGVKNMAAHREGKITLPSNQLKPPKPPRESSKTKGTANPRTEIFNKLEQSLQDALAYEQGRKTRLRVSELASVRNSLTKAERKRQLREISAIRDSEIDTSDIPELTAEQMGRAVRGQGYRPVKRPVTMRLDVDVIEWLKQGGRGYQTKANRLLRTEMLRSVKNKSVQRDPESVRRRKLSRFEGV